In Arthrobacter sp. MN05-02, one genomic interval encodes:
- a CDS encoding short-chain dehydrogenase/reductase, with translation MSLRPFRFAGATAVVTGAAGGMGEHLARGLAERGSTLLLVDRDAARLDAVVSSVRATYPGIRVTPFVADLSDRAAVEGLAADLLATTDTVDLLVNNAGVALAGRFDQISIADFEWVMAVNFSAPVLLTHSLLPRISPGGHIVNVSSLFGLVGPKGQTAYSSSKFALRGFTEALRNELLPRGIGTTTVHPGGIRTNIARNARIGGNLDEAEVKAARADFDKLLTFPAERAAELMLEAVKARRPRLLIGLSAKVPDIVARVAPTSFGTLERRASQLVRLAGKVRW, from the coding sequence ATGAGCCTTCGCCCGTTCCGGTTCGCCGGTGCCACCGCCGTCGTCACCGGCGCCGCCGGCGGCATGGGCGAGCACCTTGCCCGCGGCCTCGCCGAGCGCGGGAGCACCCTGCTCCTCGTGGATCGCGATGCGGCACGGCTCGACGCCGTCGTCTCGTCCGTCCGTGCCACCTACCCGGGCATCCGGGTGACACCCTTCGTCGCGGACCTCTCCGACCGCGCTGCCGTCGAGGGCCTCGCAGCCGACCTCCTTGCCACGACCGACACCGTGGACCTGCTGGTCAACAACGCGGGCGTGGCACTCGCCGGGCGCTTCGACCAGATCAGCATCGCGGACTTCGAATGGGTCATGGCCGTCAACTTCTCCGCGCCGGTCCTGCTCACGCACTCCCTGCTGCCGAGGATCAGCCCGGGCGGCCATATCGTCAACGTCTCGAGCCTGTTCGGCCTCGTGGGACCGAAGGGACAGACCGCCTACTCGTCCAGCAAGTTCGCACTGCGCGGCTTCACGGAAGCCCTGCGCAACGAGCTGCTGCCGCGCGGCATCGGCACCACGACCGTGCACCCAGGCGGCATCCGGACCAACATCGCACGCAACGCACGCATCGGCGGGAACCTCGACGAGGCCGAGGTGAAGGCTGCCCGGGCCGACTTCGACAAGCTCCTCACCTTCCCCGCGGAACGGGCTGCGGAGCTCATGCTCGAGGCCGTGAAGGCCCGCCGGCCCCGCCTGCTGATCGGACTGAGCGCCAAGGTGCCCGACATCGTCGCCCGCGTGGCGCCGACGTCCTTCGGCACACTCGAGCGGCGCGCCTCGCAGCTCGTCCGCCTCGCCGGGAAGGTGCGCTGGTGA
- a CDS encoding alpha/beta hydrolase → MSGGRAGAGHASGPAESRHEDGYLRVDGIRVRFRDEGAREKPPVLLLHGIGRSLEDWEGLYGRLAPDHRVISVDLPGFGLSERTQGRYSMESMARFVLAALDVLGEHRPLHLVGNSLGGAVAMKISALEPQRVRSLVLVNSAGFGREVTLALRILAITPVGRRLMKDKSRKAAYRTERALFYDKKFVTEERLDHAQAVGANPGHDDVLLAVARHLGTFRGVRRRWRTRLLRTVAAQRKPTLVVWGDEDRILPASHLEHARTVFPSAEFHLFEKCGHMPQIEREEEFDALVRRFIGGVED, encoded by the coding sequence GTGAGCGGGGGGCGTGCCGGTGCCGGCCACGCGTCCGGACCGGCGGAGTCCCGGCACGAGGACGGCTACCTGCGGGTGGACGGGATCCGTGTCCGCTTCCGCGACGAGGGGGCCCGGGAGAAGCCGCCGGTCCTCCTGCTGCACGGCATCGGCCGCAGCCTCGAGGACTGGGAGGGGCTGTACGGCAGGCTCGCGCCGGACCACCGCGTGATCAGCGTGGACCTGCCCGGCTTCGGGCTGTCCGAACGCACCCAGGGGCGGTACTCGATGGAATCGATGGCGCGGTTCGTGCTCGCCGCCCTGGACGTCCTGGGCGAGCACCGACCCCTGCACCTGGTCGGCAACTCGCTCGGCGGGGCGGTCGCCATGAAGATCAGTGCACTGGAACCGCAGCGTGTCCGGAGCCTCGTCCTCGTGAACAGCGCCGGATTCGGCAGGGAGGTCACGCTCGCACTGCGCATCCTCGCCATTACACCGGTGGGTCGCCGGCTCATGAAGGACAAGTCCCGCAAGGCCGCGTACCGCACCGAACGCGCCCTGTTCTACGACAAGAAGTTCGTCACCGAGGAACGCCTCGACCACGCGCAGGCCGTGGGCGCGAACCCCGGCCACGACGACGTCCTGCTCGCCGTCGCCCGCCACCTCGGCACCTTCCGCGGAGTACGGCGGCGCTGGCGGACCCGGCTGCTCCGCACCGTCGCCGCGCAGCGGAAGCCGACCCTCGTGGTCTGGGGCGACGAGGACCGAATCCTGCCGGCGTCGCACCTGGAGCACGCGCGGACGGTGTTCCCCTCCGCGGAGTTCCACCTCTTCGAGAAGTGCGGGCACATGCCGCAGATCGAGCGGGAGGAGGAATTCGACGCCCTCGTGCGACGGTTCATCGGAGGCGTGGAGGACTAG
- the virS gene encoding HTH-type transcriptional regulator VirS: protein MGSVIRSAGMRGFRTVVEQFGGDAEALAGRYRVPLAALDSDDVLVPDIAMAKLLEGAARELPCPDLGLRISEYQDIGILGPLAVAVQNSPTVGAALECASQFLFLHSPVLRFTIVSDPEGRPGDVGLCYGSSEGTPPRQATDAILAFAHRMIRFLLDGPYGLHSVHLSHLPKASAARYAEFFGAEVRFGQPASLLRVPRSLLDRPLAGVDGTLREIALEYLRTHFPEPGRVVAPQVRNAIDRMLGTSPSGIDSAARLLGMHPRTLQRRLAAEGTSFGALLDDVRRDTALRLLTRTDLPLQQVAGLVGLSEQSALTRCVRRWYGRTPSAVRSGGATGVGPVPPPGPTARTYTDRQDTQAGRGSGGRDHER from the coding sequence ATGGGCTCCGTTATCCGATCCGCCGGTATGCGCGGCTTCCGCACGGTGGTGGAGCAGTTCGGGGGCGACGCCGAGGCGCTCGCGGGCAGGTACCGCGTGCCGCTCGCGGCGCTCGACAGCGACGACGTCCTCGTGCCCGACATCGCGATGGCGAAGCTCCTCGAGGGTGCGGCGCGTGAGCTGCCCTGCCCGGACCTCGGACTGCGCATCTCCGAGTACCAGGACATCGGCATCCTCGGGCCGCTCGCCGTGGCCGTCCAGAATTCGCCGACCGTCGGGGCTGCGCTGGAATGCGCATCCCAGTTCCTCTTCCTGCACAGTCCCGTGCTGCGCTTCACGATCGTGTCCGACCCGGAGGGGCGCCCCGGCGACGTCGGCCTCTGCTACGGGTCCTCGGAGGGGACACCGCCCCGGCAGGCCACCGACGCCATCCTCGCCTTCGCGCACCGCATGATCCGCTTCCTGTTGGACGGCCCGTACGGGCTCCACTCCGTGCACCTCTCGCACCTGCCGAAGGCGTCCGCGGCGCGCTATGCCGAGTTCTTCGGCGCCGAGGTCCGGTTCGGGCAGCCCGCCTCGCTGTTGCGCGTCCCGCGGAGCCTGCTCGACCGGCCGCTCGCCGGCGTGGACGGGACACTCCGCGAGATCGCCTTGGAGTACCTCCGCACCCACTTCCCCGAGCCGGGGCGCGTCGTGGCACCGCAGGTCCGCAACGCCATCGACCGCATGCTGGGCACCTCGCCGTCCGGGATCGACTCCGCCGCCAGGCTCCTGGGGATGCATCCACGGACACTCCAGCGCAGGCTGGCCGCTGAGGGCACCTCCTTCGGGGCGCTGCTCGACGACGTCCGGCGGGATACGGCGCTCCGCCTCCTGACGCGCACGGACCTGCCGCTGCAGCAGGTCGCCGGGCTGGTCGGTCTGTCCGAGCAGTCGGCCCTCACGCGCTGTGTCCGCCGCTGGTACGGCAGAACGCCGAGCGCGGTGCGCTCCGGTGGGGCAACCGGCGTCGGGCCGGTTCCTCCACCAGGCCCGACCGCCCGCACCTACACTGACAGGCAGGACACGCAGGCCGGAAGGGGGAGCGGTGGCAGGGATCACGAGCGCTGA
- a CDS encoding flavin-binding monooxygenase — protein sequence METPLEHLDVVVVGAGLSGIGAAYRVSTELPGKTFAVLEARSAIGGTWDLFRYPGIRSDSDMFTLGYPFRPWTEAKAIADGSSILRYIRDTAEDPRIRERIRFRTRLVSAAWSSRDARWTLDLDVTDDDGATGRRRITCGFLYLCSGYYNYDSGHEPAFAGLEAFEGEVVRPQFWPEDLDYAGKRVVVIGSGATAVTLVPSMAEEAAHVTMLQRSPTYITAVPSRDKFSDAARRHLPAGLAHHVARAKNVLFTQAFYQLCRRRPEIAKKLIRTQTARILGDEKTVQENFTPAYNPWDQRLCVAPSADFFRSLTSGKASVLTDTIDTFTPRGIRLASGQELEADVVVTATGLSMLPLGGAAISVDGTPVDLGDSWVYRGLMISGVPNLALCVGYTNASWTLRADLSSRYVCRLIKYLDRRGHRYGAPATDGAMTARPILDLTSGYVQRAVSAFPKQGDRQPWTMRQNYLLDAPTALHGNLAKNMVFDAPAPPAAPAPELQEIHA from the coding sequence ATGGAAACCCCCCTCGAACATCTCGACGTCGTCGTCGTGGGCGCCGGACTCTCCGGTATCGGCGCCGCCTACCGCGTCTCCACCGAACTGCCGGGCAAGACCTTCGCCGTGCTGGAGGCCCGCAGTGCCATCGGCGGCACCTGGGACCTCTTCCGGTATCCCGGCATCCGCTCCGACAGCGACATGTTCACCCTCGGCTATCCCTTCCGCCCGTGGACCGAGGCCAAGGCCATCGCCGACGGCTCGTCCATCCTCCGGTACATCCGCGACACCGCGGAGGACCCGCGGATCCGCGAACGCATCCGGTTCCGCACCAGACTCGTCAGCGCGGCGTGGTCCTCCCGGGACGCCCGCTGGACGCTCGACCTGGACGTCACGGACGACGACGGTGCGACCGGGCGCCGCCGCATCACGTGCGGGTTCCTCTACCTCTGCAGCGGCTACTACAACTACGACTCCGGGCACGAACCGGCCTTCGCAGGCCTCGAAGCCTTCGAGGGCGAGGTGGTCCGGCCCCAGTTCTGGCCCGAGGACCTGGACTACGCGGGCAAGCGCGTCGTCGTGATCGGCAGCGGAGCCACCGCCGTCACGCTCGTCCCGTCCATGGCGGAGGAGGCAGCACACGTGACGATGCTCCAGCGCTCCCCCACCTACATCACGGCTGTACCGAGCCGCGACAAGTTCTCCGACGCAGCGCGCCGCCACCTGCCCGCAGGTCTCGCCCACCACGTGGCCCGTGCCAAGAACGTCCTGTTCACGCAGGCCTTCTACCAGTTGTGCCGCCGCCGCCCGGAAATCGCCAAGAAGCTCATCCGCACCCAGACGGCACGGATCCTCGGCGACGAGAAGACCGTGCAGGAGAACTTCACCCCGGCCTACAACCCGTGGGACCAGCGCCTCTGCGTCGCACCGAGTGCGGACTTCTTCCGATCCCTGACGTCCGGGAAAGCCTCAGTGCTCACGGACACGATCGACACCTTCACCCCGCGCGGCATCCGGCTCGCGTCCGGACAGGAACTCGAGGCCGACGTCGTCGTGACCGCCACCGGACTGTCGATGCTGCCCCTGGGCGGCGCCGCGATCAGCGTCGACGGGACCCCCGTGGACCTCGGCGACTCCTGGGTCTACCGGGGGCTGATGATCAGCGGGGTCCCGAACCTCGCCCTCTGCGTGGGCTACACCAACGCCTCGTGGACGCTCCGCGCGGACCTCAGCTCGCGCTATGTCTGCCGCCTCATCAAATACCTGGACCGCCGCGGCCACCGGTACGGTGCCCCCGCCACCGACGGAGCGATGACGGCACGGCCGATCCTCGACCTCACCTCCGGATACGTGCAGCGCGCGGTCTCGGCCTTCCCCAAACAGGGCGACCGGCAGCCCTGGACCATGCGACAGAACTACCTGCTCGACGCCCCGACCGCACTGCACGGGAACCTCGCGAAGAACATGGTCTTCGACGCTCCCGCACCGCCCGCCGCCCCCGCACCCGAGCTCCAGGAGATCCACGCATGA
- a CDS encoding N-acetyltransferase, translating to MSIEISTATADDAPALAACAAITFPLACPPDSPPEDIRRHIRTQLSVERFEANIVAPGHTILCLRDGKGIAGYSMIVLDQPTDADVLSALSISPVVELSKFYVHPDHHGRGSAAALMAATLELAAASGLAGVWLGVNQENSRALRFYTKNGFRRVGTKRFRLGDRFEDDFILEQALPARTRTAA from the coding sequence ATGAGCATCGAGATCTCGACGGCGACGGCCGACGACGCCCCAGCCCTGGCGGCCTGCGCGGCCATCACGTTCCCGCTGGCCTGCCCGCCCGATTCGCCGCCGGAGGACATCCGGCGGCACATCCGGACCCAGCTCTCGGTCGAGCGGTTCGAGGCGAACATCGTCGCACCCGGGCACACGATCCTGTGCCTCCGCGACGGGAAGGGGATCGCCGGGTACAGCATGATCGTGCTGGACCAGCCGACGGACGCCGACGTGCTGTCCGCGCTGTCGATCTCACCCGTCGTGGAGCTCAGCAAGTTCTACGTCCATCCCGACCATCACGGCCGCGGATCGGCGGCAGCGCTGATGGCCGCCACCCTGGAGCTCGCCGCCGCATCCGGTCTGGCGGGTGTCTGGCTCGGCGTGAACCAGGAGAACTCCCGTGCCCTCCGGTTCTACACGAAGAACGGCTTCCGCAGGGTGGGGACCAAGCGCTTCCGTCTCGGCGATCGCTTCGAGGACGACTTCATCCTCGAGCAGGCGTTGCCCGCGCGGACGCGGACCGCCGCCTGA
- a CDS encoding alpha/beta hydrolase has translation MTTNAEQQDAYREDVLGPGYEVRTLPLRPDDEGEVVATLVRRALPGGSRRAVLYVHGFVDYFFQTNLADAWHEAGFDFYALDLRKYGRSLRAHQTPNYVPALEEYDEELDEAARIIREDEGHDVLVVMGHSTGGLITSLWAHRRRGRGIVDALVLNSPWFDLNASLFQRTLGTAAVHRIGTLRPRVVVGKLGSAYGKYLHRDSGGSWDYDLTWKPHGGFPVVAGWLRAVRRGHAELNRGLAIDCPILVACSDATSNPTKEPDRISSTDVVLDVAHIAGRAPRLGGLVTLVRITGGIHDLTLSPEPARSAFFAELARWQDAYVPSTARDASPTAKPA, from the coding sequence ATGACGACGAACGCAGAGCAGCAGGACGCCTATCGCGAGGACGTCCTGGGCCCCGGGTACGAGGTGCGGACGCTCCCGCTGCGGCCCGACGACGAGGGTGAGGTCGTCGCGACGCTCGTCCGCAGGGCACTCCCCGGAGGATCCCGGCGGGCTGTGCTCTATGTCCACGGGTTCGTGGACTACTTCTTCCAGACCAACCTCGCCGACGCGTGGCACGAGGCGGGCTTCGACTTCTACGCGCTGGACCTGCGGAAGTACGGACGGTCGCTGCGTGCGCACCAGACACCGAACTACGTTCCGGCCCTGGAGGAGTACGACGAGGAGCTCGACGAGGCGGCCCGCATCATCCGCGAGGACGAGGGGCATGATGTCCTCGTGGTGATGGGGCACTCCACCGGCGGGCTGATCACATCGCTCTGGGCCCATCGACGCCGCGGCCGCGGGATCGTCGACGCCCTCGTCCTGAACAGCCCGTGGTTCGACCTCAACGCGAGCCTCTTCCAGCGCACCCTCGGCACCGCCGCGGTGCACCGGATCGGGACGCTTCGGCCGCGCGTCGTCGTCGGGAAGCTCGGCTCCGCCTACGGCAAATACCTGCACCGGGACAGCGGTGGCTCCTGGGACTACGACCTGACCTGGAAGCCGCACGGCGGATTCCCTGTGGTGGCGGGCTGGCTGCGCGCCGTCCGGCGGGGCCACGCAGAGCTCAACCGGGGCCTCGCGATCGACTGCCCGATCCTCGTCGCGTGTTCCGACGCGACCTCGAATCCCACGAAGGAGCCCGACCGTATCTCGTCGACGGACGTGGTGCTCGACGTCGCCCACATCGCGGGGCGGGCACCCAGGCTCGGCGGGCTCGTCACCCTGGTCCGCATCACGGGTGGCATCCACGACCTCACGCTCTCGCCCGAGCCGGCCCGTTCGGCGTTCTTCGCGGAACTCGCGCGGTGGCAGGACGCCTACGTCCCGTCCACGGCACGGGATGCGAGCCCGACAGCTAAGCCTGCTTAG
- a CDS encoding multifunctional 2',3'-cyclic-nucleotide 2'-phosphodiesterase/5'-nucleotidase/3'-nucleotidase — MSQSFTRGHRRVAAAIALGCVAALGLAPAATAAPGGAKGTKDAVTITVMGTSDLHGYIENWDYFKNAEYDDAAGNDVGLAKISTLVNQVRADRGEESTLLIDNGDTIQGTSLTDYYANTEPVDETGELHPMAAAMNAMGYDSTTLGNHEFNYGLPLLRTYQDQLDFPLLGANVKDAATGEEAFTPYVIKTIKLKGQKPIKVGVLGLTTPGSAIWDKNNVEGELRFEGMVEQARKYVPEMRAAGADVVVVSSHSGPSGTSSYGGGLPVENASTLIAEQVPGIDAILAGHEHQEIPERFVTNRQTGEQVLLTEPKNWGMRLSVLDFELTKVRGQWDVTSATSELLDTNTVEADPTISAITADQHQRVIEYVNTAIGTATETMSAADSRYRDTAVMDFVNEIQAGAVDRALEGTPQADLPVLSIVAPFNRAAVIPEGPVTIRDMAGLYVFPNTLFGVEMTGAQVKDYLEYSAKYFAQTAPGAPVDPATLTNASGTPDYNYDMMSGVSYDIDISKPVGERITDLSYDGAPIDPEQRFAVATNNYRQSGGGNFPHIATAPVLVNQTTEIRQLLIDYLIAEGTIDPASFFEENWKLTRDGEPVFD, encoded by the coding sequence GTGTCACAAAGTTTCACCAGGGGCCACCGGCGCGTCGCGGCGGCCATCGCCCTCGGCTGCGTCGCAGCACTCGGACTCGCACCCGCAGCAACCGCCGCACCCGGCGGTGCCAAGGGCACCAAGGACGCCGTCACCATCACCGTCATGGGCACCAGCGATCTCCACGGCTACATCGAGAACTGGGACTACTTCAAGAACGCGGAGTACGACGACGCCGCCGGGAACGACGTCGGACTCGCGAAGATCTCGACCCTCGTGAACCAGGTCCGCGCCGACCGCGGCGAGGAGTCGACGCTGCTGATCGACAACGGCGACACCATCCAGGGCACCTCGCTCACGGACTACTACGCCAACACCGAACCGGTGGACGAGACCGGCGAGCTGCACCCCATGGCCGCCGCGATGAACGCCATGGGCTACGACTCCACCACGCTCGGCAACCACGAGTTCAACTACGGACTGCCGCTCCTGCGTACCTACCAGGACCAGCTCGACTTCCCGCTGCTGGGCGCCAACGTCAAGGACGCGGCCACGGGCGAGGAGGCCTTCACGCCGTACGTCATCAAGACGATCAAACTCAAGGGCCAGAAGCCCATCAAGGTGGGCGTCCTCGGGCTGACCACGCCCGGCAGCGCCATCTGGGACAAGAACAACGTCGAGGGTGAGCTCCGCTTCGAGGGCATGGTGGAGCAGGCGCGGAAGTACGTGCCCGAGATGAGGGCCGCGGGAGCGGACGTCGTCGTCGTCAGCTCCCACTCCGGCCCCTCCGGGACGTCCTCCTACGGCGGCGGGCTGCCGGTCGAGAACGCGTCGACGCTCATCGCCGAGCAGGTCCCCGGGATCGATGCGATACTCGCGGGCCACGAGCACCAGGAGATCCCGGAGCGCTTCGTCACGAACAGGCAGACGGGCGAGCAGGTACTCCTCACCGAGCCGAAGAACTGGGGCATGCGCCTGTCCGTCCTGGACTTCGAGCTGACCAAGGTGCGCGGCCAGTGGGACGTCACCTCGGCCACCTCGGAGCTGCTCGACACCAACACCGTCGAAGCGGACCCGACGATCTCGGCCATCACCGCCGACCAGCACCAGCGCGTCATCGAGTACGTGAACACCGCGATCGGCACCGCGACCGAGACAATGTCCGCAGCCGACTCACGCTACCGCGACACCGCGGTGATGGACTTCGTCAACGAAATCCAGGCCGGAGCCGTGGACAGGGCCCTGGAGGGGACGCCGCAGGCCGACCTGCCGGTCCTGTCCATCGTGGCACCGTTCAACCGCGCCGCGGTGATCCCCGAGGGGCCCGTCACCATCCGTGACATGGCCGGCCTGTACGTCTTCCCGAACACACTGTTCGGCGTCGAGATGACCGGTGCCCAGGTCAAGGACTACCTCGAGTACTCGGCCAAGTACTTCGCCCAGACCGCTCCCGGCGCCCCGGTGGACCCCGCGACGCTCACGAACGCCTCGGGCACCCCCGACTACAACTACGACATGATGTCCGGCGTCTCCTACGACATCGACATCAGCAAGCCGGTGGGCGAGCGCATCACCGACCTGAGCTACGACGGGGCACCGATCGATCCCGAACAGCGCTTCGCCGTGGCCACGAACAACTACCGGCAGTCCGGTGGCGGCAATTTCCCGCACATCGCCACGGCACCGGTCCTCGTGAATCAGACCACGGAGATCCGGCAGCTGCTGATCGACTACCTGATCGCCGAGGGCACGATCGACCCCGCCTCCTTCTTCGAGGAGAACTGGAAGCTCACCCGGGACGGCGAGCCGGTCTTCGACTAG